The proteins below come from a single Eubacterium limosum genomic window:
- a CDS encoding ArsR/SmtB family transcription factor — MEKTCEERIAEITQGFEACRNAFTAIGDETRQLILLVLLQSDLSGIRVGEIAEKTHLTRPSVSHHLQILKEAGIVNMRREGTRNYYYISADETQWKALAELVNKIYDGVVHIGGNGHPGL, encoded by the coding sequence ATGGAAAAAACATGTGAAGAGCGGATCGCTGAGATTACGCAGGGCTTTGAGGCCTGCCGGAATGCCTTTACCGCCATCGGCGATGAGACCAGACAGCTCATCCTGCTGGTGCTGCTGCAGAGCGACCTGTCCGGTATCCGGGTCGGTGAGATTGCTGAAAAAACCCACCTGACAAGGCCCTCGGTTTCCCACCATCTCCAGATTTTGAAAGAGGCGGGCATTGTGAACATGCGGCGGGAGGGAACCCGGAACTACTATTATATCAGCGCGGATGAAACCCAGTGGAAAGCCCTGGCAGAGCTGGTAAACAAGATTTACGACGGCGTGGTGCACATCGGTGGAAACGGGCATCCAGGCCTTTGA
- the larC gene encoding nickel insertion protein has translation MDFHSKDGLVFMVQADHLSGECVGQAIDRLYTAGAANVQVVPAITKKNRPSYLFFIDCAPDSADRVEQAIAGELTSGGWHRIDTVHRYQYNEKLKRLVELCFQGETLPFTVEGKKFESGSLRPEHDSVVALREAVYEKWHKPVTYEAAYHMAVSALLDSEKSVFQI, from the coding sequence ATGGACTTTCATTCTAAAGACGGGCTTGTTTTTATGGTACAGGCCGACCATCTGAGCGGCGAGTGCGTCGGGCAGGCCATCGACCGTCTCTACACCGCCGGGGCCGCGAACGTGCAGGTGGTGCCGGCCATCACCAAGAAAAACCGGCCGTCCTATCTGTTTTTTATCGACTGTGCGCCGGATTCGGCGGACAGGGTGGAGCAGGCCATTGCCGGGGAGCTGACCAGCGGCGGCTGGCACCGCATCGACACCGTGCACCGCTATCAGTACAATGAGAAGCTGAAGCGCCTTGTGGAACTCTGTTTTCAGGGAGAGACGCTCCCCTTTACCGTGGAGGGCAAGAAATTTGAAAGCGGCAGTCTGCGGCCCGAGCACGACAGTGTTGTGGCGCTGCGGGAGGCGGTTTATGAAAAGTGGCATAAGCCCGTGACCTACGAAGCGGCTTATCATATGGCGGTTTCAGCATTGCTGGACAGTGAAAAAAGTGTATTTCAAATTTAA
- a CDS encoding helix-turn-helix domain-containing protein: protein MNQIIAKNIKRLREEHKLSMEELARLSGVSKSMLAQIERGEGNPTISTLWKISNGMGVPFDALTVRPKKPYEIVKTAELQPLLEDDGRVKNYALFPDDENRRFAVYYLELDKGSCWASEPHLRGTTEFITLFAGSIEICTDGQRLAVEKGESIRFKADTAHSYRNTGDETAVLHMILFNP from the coding sequence ATGAATCAGATCATTGCTAAAAATATAAAAAGGCTGCGCGAGGAGCATAAGCTGAGCATGGAGGAGCTCGCGAGACTGAGCGGTGTAAGCAAGAGCATGCTCGCACAGATCGAACGGGGAGAGGGCAACCCCACCATATCCACCCTGTGGAAGATCTCAAACGGTATGGGCGTCCCCTTTGACGCGCTGACGGTCCGCCCGAAAAAACCCTATGAGATTGTGAAAACAGCTGAGCTCCAGCCCCTGCTTGAGGATGACGGAAGGGTGAAGAATTACGCGCTTTTCCCCGACGATGAGAACCGCCGCTTTGCCGTCTATTATCTGGAGCTGGATAAGGGCAGCTGCTGGGCGTCTGAGCCGCACCTCAGAGGAACCACTGAGTTTATTACCCTGTTCGCGGGCAGTATTGAAATTTGTACAGACGGCCAGCGGCTTGCAGTGGAAAAGGGTGAAAGCATCCGGTTTAAGGCCGATACCGCCCATTCTTACAGGAATACAGGGGATGAGACCGCCGTGCTGCACATGATTCTTTTTAACCCATGA
- a CDS encoding MATE family efflux transporter has protein sequence MKEHNSKMALLGSAPIPRALLALGLPTMIGMLINALYNLADTYFVGGLGTDAMGAVTVAFPLGQIVVGLGLLFGNGAAAYLSRLLGRGDGETADKVASTALYSSILTGALVILGSVLFLEPILKQLGALESVMPYALSYTRIYILFSIFNVFNVTMNNIVSSEGAAKTAMCALMAGAVLNVALDPVFIYTLGLGVAGAAIATALSQMVSTLVYLGYILRKKSVFSFSPRECCFSREILSEILKIGIPTLVFQLLTSLSIGMINDAAKDYGASALAAMGPLTKIMSMGTLVVFGFLKGFQPIAGFSYGAGKWGRLHEAIKTALLWSTLFCVAFGLTVAVFSPQLMSLFTREDMEMIRIGAVALRANGLSFTLFGFYTVYSFLFLVMGRAKEGCILGACRQGLCFVPVILILPAFWGLNGILYAQPMADVLSAAVTVFMAVQLHRELALVRE, from the coding sequence ATGAAAGAACACAACTCTAAAATGGCGCTGCTCGGGAGCGCCCCCATTCCAAGGGCCCTTCTGGCCCTGGGCCTCCCAACCATGATCGGCATGCTCATCAACGCGCTGTATAACCTGGCAGACACCTATTTTGTCGGCGGCCTTGGGACCGATGCGATGGGCGCGGTTACCGTGGCCTTTCCCCTCGGCCAGATAGTCGTGGGCCTTGGCCTTCTTTTTGGAAACGGCGCCGCCGCTTACCTCTCAAGGCTGCTGGGCCGGGGCGATGGCGAGACCGCTGACAAGGTGGCCAGCACAGCCCTTTACAGCAGTATTCTGACCGGAGCCCTCGTCATTCTCGGCTCGGTCCTTTTTCTGGAGCCCATTTTAAAACAGCTCGGCGCCCTCGAGAGCGTTATGCCCTACGCCCTTTCCTATACCCGTATTTACATCCTGTTTTCAATCTTCAATGTATTTAACGTCACCATGAACAACATCGTGTCCAGCGAGGGAGCGGCCAAAACCGCCATGTGCGCGCTCATGGCCGGCGCTGTCCTGAACGTGGCGCTGGACCCTGTTTTCATCTATACCCTCGGCCTCGGCGTTGCCGGTGCGGCCATCGCCACAGCCCTTTCCCAGATGGTCTCCACTCTGGTCTATCTGGGCTATATCCTCAGGAAAAAAAGCGTGTTCAGCTTCAGCCCCCGGGAATGCTGCTTTTCCCGGGAGATCCTGTCCGAGATTCTGAAAATCGGGATTCCCACACTGGTTTTCCAGCTGCTGACCAGCCTTTCAATCGGTATGATCAACGACGCCGCCAAGGATTACGGCGCTTCCGCCCTGGCTGCCATGGGGCCGCTCACCAAGATCATGTCCATGGGCACGCTGGTGGTGTTTGGGTTTTTGAAGGGCTTCCAGCCCATTGCCGGATTCAGCTACGGAGCCGGAAAATGGGGGCGGCTTCACGAGGCCATCAAAACCGCCCTTCTCTGGTCTACCCTGTTTTGCGTGGCCTTCGGCCTGACAGTGGCTGTCTTCTCCCCACAGCTAATGTCCCTGTTTACCAGGGAGGACATGGAAATGATCCGGATCGGCGCGGTGGCGCTCCGTGCAAACGGCCTGTCCTTCACGCTCTTTGGCTTTTATACGGTTTATTCATTTCTGTTTCTGGTCATGGGCAGGGCAAAGGAGGGCTGTATCCTGGGCGCCTGCCGGCAGGGGCTCTGCTTCGTCCCGGTCATTCTGATTCTCCCGGCCTTTTGGGGCCTGAACGGTATCCTGTACGCCCAGCCCATGGCGGATGTGCTCTCCGCCGCCGTAACGGTGTTCATGGCCGTACAGCTTCACAGGGAGCTGGCTTTGGTGCGGGAATAG
- the rsgA gene encoding ribosome small subunit-dependent GTPase A — protein sequence MNKIILKQMGMNDRIIKAAGEYSGLYAGRVVSQYKDSYRVMTESAALMAEVSGKLRHEAEGPADFPAVGDFVMLDRESDASGHAIIHHVLPRKSAFIRKAAGTAQAGQVVASNIDTVFICMAMNKDFNLRRLERYLAIGWDSGAVPVVVLTKSDLYGHPAERLAEAQSVAIGADVIMTTTQGGGGFEAAMPYMRPGQTVAFIGSSGVGKSTLINGLAGEEMFATGGLRNDDKGRHTTTRRELIKLPDGAMVIDTPGMRELGVESADLDRAFADIEALAEDCRFRDCTHTTEPGCAVLRAVEDGALGADRFASYQKLKKEAGYEGLNSRQIEAKKLERMFESVGGMKNARRFMKEKDKRRKR from the coding sequence TTGAATAAAATAATATTGAAGCAGATGGGAATGAACGACCGGATAATAAAGGCAGCAGGCGAATACAGCGGGCTTTACGCCGGACGGGTGGTATCACAGTACAAGGACTCTTACAGGGTTATGACCGAAAGCGCCGCGCTGATGGCCGAGGTCTCCGGCAAGCTCCGGCATGAAGCGGAGGGGCCAGCGGATTTTCCCGCAGTGGGCGATTTTGTCATGCTGGACCGGGAGAGCGACGCGAGCGGCCATGCCATCATCCACCATGTGCTCCCGAGAAAAAGCGCCTTTATCCGCAAAGCGGCGGGCACAGCCCAGGCCGGGCAGGTGGTCGCCAGCAATATCGACACGGTCTTTATCTGTATGGCCATGAACAAGGATTTTAACTTAAGGCGGCTGGAGCGCTATCTGGCCATTGGCTGGGACAGCGGCGCAGTGCCTGTGGTGGTTCTGACCAAATCCGACCTGTACGGCCATCCGGCAGAGCGCCTGGCAGAGGCGCAGTCAGTGGCCATCGGAGCAGACGTCATCATGACCACGACCCAGGGCGGCGGAGGCTTTGAGGCCGCCATGCCCTACATGCGGCCCGGGCAGACTGTAGCCTTTATCGGCTCATCCGGCGTGGGCAAATCCACGCTCATCAACGGCCTGGCCGGCGAGGAAATGTTTGCGACAGGCGGCCTGAGAAACGATGACAAGGGCAGGCACACCACCACCCGGCGGGAGCTGATTAAACTGCCAGACGGCGCCATGGTCATCGACACACCGGGGATGCGTGAGCTGGGCGTGGAGAGCGCAGACCTGGACAGAGCTTTTGCCGACATCGAGGCCCTGGCAGAGGACTGCCGGTTCCGGGACTGCACCCATACCACTGAGCCGGGCTGCGCGGTACTCCGGGCAGTGGAAGACGGCGCGCTGGGCGCAGACCGGTTCGCGAGCTACCAGAAGCTGAAAAAGGAAGCAGGCTATGAAGGGCTGAATTCGAGGCAGATTGAGGCCAAGAAGCTTGAGCGGATGTTTGAGAGCGTAGGCGGTATGAAAAACGCCCGGCGTTTTATGAAGGAAAAAGACAAAAGAAGAAAGCGATAG
- a CDS encoding EFR1 family ferrodoxin (N-terminal region resembles flavodoxins. C-terminal ferrodoxin region binds two 4Fe-4S clusters.), with protein sequence MILYFSGTGNSAYTAKRIGQEIQDETLNLFDKIWNQDHSALSSERPWVVVAPTYAWRIPRLVSDWLMKTALEGAQDIYFVLTCGGSIGNAGAYLRRLSEARGLRFRGCAGVKMPENYIALYDAPGREEALEIIGRAEPAISGIARRIGAGQALPGQTVAFKDKVQSGLINDVFYPVVVRAGKFRVTDACISCGKCEAVCPLSNIRLENGRPRWGKQCTHCMACICRCPREAIEYGKHSQGQPRYRCPKALGD encoded by the coding sequence ATGATTTTATATTTTTCAGGCACCGGAAACAGTGCCTACACAGCCAAAAGGATCGGACAGGAAATCCAGGACGAGACCCTGAACCTTTTTGATAAAATATGGAATCAGGACCACAGCGCCCTGTCCTCGGAGCGGCCCTGGGTGGTGGTCGCGCCCACCTACGCGTGGCGGATTCCCCGGCTGGTGAGTGACTGGCTCATGAAAACAGCCCTCGAGGGCGCCCAGGATATTTATTTTGTGCTGACCTGCGGCGGCAGCATCGGCAACGCCGGCGCTTATCTGAGAAGGCTGAGCGAAGCCAGAGGGCTGCGCTTTCGCGGGTGCGCAGGGGTTAAGATGCCGGAAAACTACATTGCCCTTTACGACGCGCCTGGCAGGGAGGAGGCCCTAGAAATCATCGGCCGGGCCGAGCCGGCCATCAGCGGTATTGCCCGGCGCATCGGGGCGGGACAGGCCCTGCCCGGGCAGACGGTCGCTTTTAAGGATAAGGTCCAGAGCGGTCTGATCAACGACGTCTTTTACCCGGTAGTGGTGCGTGCCGGCAAGTTCCGGGTCACCGACGCCTGTATTTCCTGCGGAAAATGTGAGGCGGTCTGCCCCCTTTCCAATATCCGCCTGGAGAATGGAAGGCCACGCTGGGGGAAGCAGTGCACCCACTGTATGGCCTGCATCTGCCGCTGCCCCAGGGAGGCCATCGAGTACGGGAAGCACAGCCAGGGACAGCCGCGCTACCGCTGCCCAAAGGCTCTTGGAGACTGA
- a CDS encoding GNAT family N-acetyltransferase, with translation MVIRQETEKDYDEVYAVVKAAFERAEHSDGNEQDLVAALRKGAAFVPELSLVAQKDGRIVGHILLTKGSVGGRDVLVLAPLSVLPENQRQGIGSALMEEGRQAAEALGYDYITVLGSEDYYPRAGYIPAEQLGIRAPFEVPSENFMALRLREDAAPVSGVLRYAAEFGL, from the coding sequence ATGGTTATCCGACAGGAGACAGAAAAGGATTATGATGAAGTTTACGCGGTTGTGAAGGCCGCCTTTGAGCGCGCAGAGCACAGCGACGGCAATGAGCAGGACCTGGTGGCTGCCCTGAGAAAGGGCGCGGCCTTTGTGCCGGAGCTCTCTCTGGTCGCCCAAAAGGACGGACGGATCGTCGGGCATATCCTGTTGACCAAAGGCTCTGTGGGCGGCCGGGATGTGCTTGTTCTGGCGCCGCTGTCTGTACTGCCGGAAAACCAGAGGCAGGGCATTGGCAGCGCGCTCATGGAGGAAGGCCGCCAGGCCGCAGAGGCCCTGGGCTATGACTATATCACTGTGCTGGGGAGTGAGGACTATTATCCCCGGGCGGGCTACATTCCTGCGGAGCAGCTGGGTATCCGGGCGCCCTTTGAGGTGCCGTCCGAAAATTTCATGGCTCTGCGCCTGCGTGAAGACGCGGCCCCGGTGAGCGGCGTGCTGCGGTACGCGGCGGAATTTGGCCTTTGA
- a CDS encoding LysE family transporter: MFHLYDFLIYCFITAYTPGANNLLSMSNAARLGFRRSIRFNLGILAGFMVIMALCTVFSAALYTLLPRVKLVMQVLGGAYMLYLAWKVWKSAADLKAEGGREARFMSGMLLQFANPKIYIYAITAMSLYILPVYQSPWALAGFTALLALIGASGSFVWALFGAAFCHFFARHTKTVNLIMALLLVYCAVSLFL, from the coding sequence TTGTTCCATTTATACGATTTTCTGATTTACTGCTTCATCACTGCCTACACGCCGGGGGCCAACAACCTGTTGTCCATGAGCAACGCCGCGCGCCTGGGTTTCCGGCGCAGCATCCGCTTTAACCTGGGAATCCTGGCCGGGTTCATGGTCATTATGGCGCTCTGTACGGTTTTCAGCGCAGCGCTCTACACCCTCCTGCCCAGGGTAAAGCTCGTCATGCAGGTCCTCGGCGGCGCCTATATGCTGTACCTTGCCTGGAAGGTCTGGAAAAGCGCGGCGGATTTAAAGGCCGAAGGCGGCAGAGAGGCCCGTTTTATGTCGGGCATGCTCCTGCAGTTCGCCAATCCCAAAATTTATATCTATGCCATTACTGCCATGTCTTTGTATATTCTGCCGGTTTACCAGTCCCCCTGGGCCCTGGCCGGGTTCACGGCGCTCCTGGCCCTCATCGGCGCGTCCGGGTCTTTTGTCTGGGCCCTGTTCGGCGCGGCTTTCTGCCATTTTTTTGCAAGGCATACCAAAACCGTAAACCTGATCATGGCCCTTTTACTGGTTTACTGCGCAGTGTCGCTTTTCCTGTAA
- a CDS encoding PadR family transcriptional regulator, whose product MATIDLIVLGMLRKEALSAYDIQKQVEYRNISRWVKISTPSIYKKVIKLEEKGYIKSNVVKEGKMAEKAVYSLTGAGEKEFEKLMMEIACKPINIFLDFNAVIVNLDSLTPANQKQCLDNIEANVKTLKGYLEENIALKENLPEIPETGKAVLQQQFILAEAIEAWIATLKERF is encoded by the coding sequence ATGGCAACCATTGATCTGATTGTACTCGGCATGCTCAGAAAGGAAGCCCTGAGCGCTTACGATATCCAAAAGCAGGTGGAATACCGGAACATATCCAGATGGGTGAAAATCAGTACACCCTCCATCTATAAAAAGGTTATCAAGCTTGAGGAAAAGGGGTATATTAAAAGCAATGTTGTGAAGGAGGGAAAAATGGCGGAGAAAGCCGTCTATTCCTTAACCGGCGCGGGTGAAAAAGAATTTGAGAAGCTGATGATGGAAATCGCCTGTAAGCCCATCAATATCTTTCTGGATTTTAACGCGGTCATCGTCAATCTGGACAGCCTTACGCCCGCAAATCAAAAACAGTGCCTGGACAACATCGAGGCAAATGTAAAAACTCTGAAGGGCTATCTGGAAGAAAATATCGCGCTGAAGGAAAACCTGCCGGAGATTCCCGAAACCGGCAAGGCTGTGCTGCAGCAGCAGTTTATACTGGCCGAGGCCATCGAGGCCTGGATCGCCACGCTTAAGGAGCGTTTTTAG
- a CDS encoding winged helix-turn-helix transcriptional regulator, protein MKYQHKLEKERMCPIEHGLDAFGGKWKARIICVLSTDDTMRYKQLKKELNNITDTVLASMLKDLIADGLIARTQYNEIPPRVEYALTDKGRSVLPILQSICAWAKAHTTRDLEAELPSCKSCSQLP, encoded by the coding sequence ATGAAATACCAGCACAAACTCGAAAAGGAAAGAATGTGCCCCATTGAGCACGGACTGGATGCCTTTGGCGGCAAGTGGAAAGCCCGCATTATCTGCGTTCTGTCAACAGACGATACCATGCGTTATAAACAGCTGAAAAAAGAGCTGAACAACATTACCGATACGGTCCTGGCCTCCATGCTGAAGGACCTGATCGCCGACGGCCTCATTGCCCGCACCCAGTATAATGAGATTCCCCCAAGGGTTGAATACGCCCTGACCGATAAGGGCAGGTCAGTCCTGCCCATTCTCCAGAGTATCTGCGCCTGGGCCAAGGCCCATACCACCAGGGATCTCGAGGCAGAGCTGCCCTCCTGCAAAAGCTGCAGCCAGCTGCCCTGA
- the larB gene encoding nickel pincer cofactor biosynthesis protein LarB, with product MIKKEMERILTAVRSGAMDVGDALEQMQEMPYKDLEYAKVDYHRELRNGFPEVIYSPGKSLEQIQGIVADMLERTKGNILASRADEQVYAAIRELTEDAVYYKDARSVVVKRQEYPVSEDYIAVVTAGTSDIPVAEEAAVTAMVMGNAVRRLYDVGVAGIHRLLDNVEVINRARVIIVVAGMEGALASVVGGLTDKPVIAVPTSIGYGANFGGISALLGMLTSCASGIGVVNIDNGFGAACMASKINQL from the coding sequence ATGATAAAAAAAGAGATGGAACGCATTTTAACCGCGGTGCGCTCCGGCGCCATGGACGTCGGGGACGCCCTGGAGCAGATGCAGGAAATGCCCTACAAAGATCTGGAATACGCCAAGGTGGATTATCACAGAGAGCTGAGAAACGGCTTTCCCGAGGTTATCTACAGCCCCGGGAAAAGCCTTGAGCAGATCCAGGGCATTGTGGCAGATATGCTGGAGCGCACAAAAGGCAATATCCTGGCCTCCCGGGCCGATGAGCAGGTCTATGCGGCCATCCGGGAGCTGACCGAAGACGCCGTCTATTACAAGGACGCCCGGTCGGTGGTGGTCAAACGCCAGGAATACCCGGTATCAGAGGACTATATCGCAGTGGTGACCGCAGGCACCTCGGACATCCCGGTGGCTGAGGAGGCGGCTGTGACCGCCATGGTCATGGGCAACGCGGTGCGGCGGCTGTACGATGTGGGCGTGGCCGGAATCCACCGGCTTTTAGACAACGTGGAGGTCATCAACCGGGCCCGGGTCATCATTGTGGTGGCGGGCATGGAGGGCGCACTGGCCTCAGTGGTCGGCGGTCTCACGGACAAGCCAGTGATCGCTGTGCCCACCAGCATCGGCTATGGGGCCAACTTTGGCGGCATCTCCGCCCTGCTGGGCATGCTGACCTCCTGCGCCAGCGGCATCGGCGTGGTCAACATCGACAACGGCTTTGGGGCGGCCTGTATGGCCTCGAAAATCAACCAGCTTTAG
- a CDS encoding Rpn family recombination-promoting nuclease/putative transposase, producing the protein MEEEYSALPITNDFMFTRVMQDPEICKGFLQEVLPDIRIRDLHYLEPQKTLEGNVDAHGVRLDVYVEDNDKVYDIEMQTVPQGDLGRRARYYQGHVDMDLLKKGEKYDELRDSYIIFICTFDPFGFEEYVYTFENQCDEVKDLKLEDGTWKLFLNTKGRKGRNRPNLKIVLDYFDNKPVKEPTELVKKMETAVEIANKDKGWRREVMNLEMKLYDRERIGMQKGIQKGMQKGEKKKAREVAVNLLKQNLPVNLIANATGLSETEIEELKQEL; encoded by the coding sequence ATGGAAGAGGAATACAGCGCGCTGCCGATCACCAATGATTTTATGTTCACAAGGGTTATGCAGGATCCGGAGATATGCAAGGGATTTTTGCAGGAGGTGTTGCCCGACATCCGTATCCGGGATCTGCACTATCTGGAGCCCCAGAAAACACTGGAGGGCAATGTGGACGCTCACGGCGTGCGCCTGGACGTGTATGTGGAGGACAATGACAAAGTCTACGACATTGAGATGCAGACCGTACCTCAGGGTGATCTTGGCCGCCGGGCGCGGTACTATCAGGGCCATGTCGATATGGACCTGTTAAAGAAGGGAGAGAAATACGATGAGCTCAGGGACAGCTACATCATCTTTATCTGCACCTTCGACCCCTTCGGATTTGAAGAGTATGTCTACACCTTCGAGAACCAGTGTGACGAAGTCAAAGACCTGAAGCTTGAGGACGGCACCTGGAAGCTGTTCCTGAACACCAAAGGCAGAAAGGGCCGAAACCGTCCAAACCTGAAGATTGTACTGGACTATTTTGACAACAAGCCCGTAAAGGAACCCACCGAGCTGGTAAAAAAAATGGAAACCGCGGTAGAAATAGCGAATAAAGACAAGGGATGGAGGCGAGAAGTCATGAATTTGGAAATGAAACTATACGACCGGGAGAGAATTGGTATGCAAAAAGGCATACAAAAAGGCATGCAAAAAGGCGAGAAAAAAAAGGCCCGGGAAGTGGCTGTAAATCTGCTGAAACAAAACCTGCCGGTCAACCTTATCGCCAATGCCACTGGCTTGAGCGAAACGGAAATCGAAGAGCTGAAGCAAGAACTTTAA
- the larC gene encoding nickel pincer cofactor biosynthesis protein LarC, which produces MKIVYFDCFAGISGDMTLGAFLDCGVSPEILRQELEKLGLPGFHLEIEKTKKRGITGTSCQVAADREEHCHRHFAEIQEMIESSSLDAPVKATALSMFGRVAKAEGKVHGVPPEKVHFHEVGAVDSIVDIVGAAICAHAVAADKILASAVNTGQGFVECAHGVLPVPAPATAEILAGTDFKVYARCAGGEAVTPTGAAILAELASPADGFPAMRIHRVGYGFGEREFEVLNALRVFIGEDDA; this is translated from the coding sequence ATGAAAATCGTGTATTTTGACTGCTTTGCGGGCATCAGCGGCGATATGACCCTCGGGGCCTTTCTGGACTGCGGTGTGAGTCCGGAGATCCTGCGGCAGGAGCTTGAAAAGCTTGGTCTGCCCGGCTTTCACCTTGAGATTGAAAAGACAAAAAAGCGGGGGATCACCGGCACCAGCTGCCAGGTAGCCGCCGACCGGGAGGAGCACTGCCATCGCCATTTTGCAGAGATTCAGGAGATGATTGAAAGCAGCAGCCTGGACGCGCCGGTCAAGGCCACAGCCCTGTCCATGTTTGGCCGGGTGGCAAAGGCCGAGGGAAAGGTACACGGCGTACCGCCCGAAAAGGTCCATTTCCATGAGGTGGGGGCAGTGGATTCCATTGTGGACATTGTGGGCGCGGCCATCTGCGCCCACGCGGTGGCAGCGGATAAAATCCTGGCCTCTGCGGTGAACACAGGCCAGGGCTTTGTGGAATGCGCCCACGGCGTCCTGCCAGTGCCGGCGCCGGCCACCGCCGAGATTCTGGCGGGAACAGACTTTAAGGTTTACGCCCGATGTGCCGGGGGCGAGGCCGTAACACCGACCGGCGCGGCCATTCTGGCAGAGCTGGCCAGCCCCGCAGATGGTTTTCCCGCCATGCGTATCCACCGGGTGGGCTATGGCTTTGGCGAGCGTGAGTTTGAAGTGCTTAACGCCCTGCGCGTCTTTATCGGTGAGGACGACGCTTGA
- a CDS encoding nitroreductase family protein, translated as MEVINQHHIKIDREKCIGCGLCEGDCVAHNIALEDGKARVRAQDCILCGHCAAVCPKAAVTISGYGEKPVPDKGGRLDPESVLEVIRCRRTIRQFQDREIPESVLAQVLEAGRMTHTAKNMQDVSFIVLDKEKAKIEQMAVRLFRRLKPLAGLFSPLARRSQIGDHFFFFHAPIVIVIAAKVPINGALAAQNMEFVAEANGLGVLFSGFFTTAAGASGRIRKALGVPRGKKAVTTLVLGYPAVRYQRSAQREALDVRYL; from the coding sequence GTGGAAGTCATCAATCAACATCACATCAAAATTGACAGGGAAAAATGTATCGGCTGCGGCCTGTGCGAGGGGGACTGTGTGGCCCACAACATCGCGCTGGAGGACGGAAAGGCCCGCGTAAGGGCCCAGGATTGTATCCTCTGCGGGCACTGCGCGGCAGTCTGCCCGAAGGCGGCGGTCACCATCAGCGGTTATGGGGAGAAGCCAGTCCCGGACAAGGGCGGCCGCCTGGACCCGGAGTCGGTGCTGGAGGTGATCCGCTGCCGCCGTACCATCCGGCAGTTTCAGGACCGGGAAATCCCGGAGTCGGTGCTCGCGCAGGTGCTGGAAGCAGGGAGAATGACCCATACCGCGAAGAATATGCAGGACGTTTCCTTTATTGTGCTGGACAAAGAAAAGGCAAAAATCGAGCAGATGGCGGTCAGGCTGTTCCGCAGGCTTAAGCCGCTGGCCGGGCTTTTCAGCCCTCTGGCGCGGCGCAGCCAGATCGGCGATCACTTTTTCTTTTTTCACGCGCCCATCGTGATCGTCATTGCGGCAAAGGTCCCGATAAACGGTGCGCTGGCGGCTCAGAACATGGAGTTTGTGGCAGAGGCCAACGGGCTGGGCGTGCTGTTCAGCGGCTTTTTTACCACAGCCGCGGGCGCGTCGGGCAGGATCAGAAAAGCCCTTGGCGTCCCCAGAGGCAAAAAGGCTGTCACCACACTGGTACTGGGCTATCCGGCGGTGAGGTACCAGCGGTCAGCCCAGCGTGAGGCCCTGGATGTCCGGTATTTATAG